CGTTGAAGTAACCATAGGCACCCCCCTCTGTCTCCATCACATCCTCCTTCAGGATCACCCTTTTCTGGGCAGCATCCCAGTACACAGTGGCCTCATGAAGGTCTGTAAGAGGATGGTCAGGGTCACAGGGTTGAGGTTGGATAACACACATTATGTAACTTATGTTATGGCAGATTCACAGCGATAGAATTATTAAGGGACATGCCATTTATACGACAATATGCCTTCATGTTTATTTCCAGAGGTTTCATATCACATATGCAGCATCTGACATGTGAGTTAATGTTAACAAAAGGAAAGATGTATAAAGTGTACTTGTGTAGAAGCTCAATCTTAGCAATGATACAATTAAGTTAATAATGTTTCCAGTAAGAATTACTGGTAACTCATATTCTAACACACTACAACACTCACCCCAAGTGTGCACTGACGCAGCCAAAGTGTTGAACACTATCCACGATATAGTGGCCTGTTCTTTCATTTAAGAAGATTTAATTTCTTGCCGTTTCCTGAAATAATAATCCTTTTACGATCGTCACTGTTATGAATGAAGCTTTATCGTTGGTGTTTCCCGGATAGGATGATGCATGTGTGACTATCCcggacgaaaaaaaaaaattgccaccCCAGATGGGACTCGAACCCACAATCCCTGGCTTAGGAGGCCAGTGCCTTATCCATTAGGCCACTGGGGCATGAGGCACCATTCCCACAATGTATATATTTAGTTTTCACAAACACTACATACTACATAGTCCATTTGTATTTGCATCTGTTTGTGTTTCTAACAGAACCAGATATATCATACGAATACAGTCGGAACACCATAAACACCATGTCAGTCTCACTCACACTACATAGTCCATTTGTATTTGCATCTGTTTGTGTTTCTAACAGAACCAGATATATCATACGAATACAGTCGGAAGACAAACCAAATTTTTATTTAACAATCGAATCACCATGGTGATGTGTTTTGGAACGTTCCATTTTATCGTCTTTAAAGGGgtgttcattttttattttaaaaaaattaattaaataaaataaaaaatagtaaaacacGAAAAGTAAGACATCATTTGAATCAGTTTCGGTAAACGGGGAAGAGCGGTGCCACACGTAGAACTGTTTGACAGAATTACCAATTTTTGTATGGAACATTCGAACTTGCGCAGTAGCAAGCTTGCATTGTTTACAGAGAGATCGAACACACAGCGTTAGCAATAAGTTGCCTTTATGGAGGTAAATATTTTGCATATATAAGCAAAGTGTCACACAAAGATCTGCTAACGCATTCGTAAGGCAATCAACAGTATCAATCAAAGGTCAGGTATGGGAAACATCCGTTGCTAGTAGTTAGCTAAATAGTTAGCCAAGTAGCTGTTAGCTAAATTGCAGTAGCCCGTCGAATAGCGTCCTGTTGGTAACCATAACGATGGGATGGCGTTTACCATtccctgtttttaaaaaaagtaatattgacTTATGTGTACAATCTCATCTAGGATCTCAAAATGTCCCTGAAGCTCCCACTATTTGGGAAGACGTTCAGTCCGAAGAAGATTCCTCCAAGGAAATCAGCATCGTTGTCAAGTCTTCATACAGTAAGTTTCTGTATAGGAACATTTACATGTTACTAGAGGTGGGCGGATCAATACAGATATTGATACCAAGTACTGATACGATAGTGTTAGTATAGGGTCTATACTCGCGTGATGATCAATATTTTTTGTTCTcttctgtttatgtttttgtcttgttcatattgttacattattggttttgtaatatttatagattgttaaattgttcaccaATACGTTAAAATCTTTGTCACATGTTTTAATCTGATTATAATCGTGATCAACACATTAAAGGCAAAATAACAAAGTCATCAGTTGTTGTTTAAAGTTATTTTCAGTATCGGCCTCTGCAATACTGGTCCTATAGTTACTTGGTATTGGATCAATATAAATATTTGCGTTATCGCCACTCCTAAATGTTACAACAAAGTGCAGATATTGATGATTATTGCAATCATATGTGTAGAAAATGTCATCAGTTCATATATTACTGCAGTGTGTCATTGTGGGTTTGTAAACGGTGTATATGTATCATTTACCTGTACATGTTCTCTCTTTTAGTTAGACCGTTCCACACGGGAAATTGAGCTGGGCCTTGAGTATGGACCGCCTATAATGAACGTTGGAGGACATACATTGAAATTTGAAGATGGACAGTGGATAACAGGTAATGGAAGTTAGTAATGTACTGATAGGCCAGTGCGGGGAATGTTACAGTGTAAGATGcataattttctttttgtctgaACCAGAATCCGGTGGAAATGTATCTGTGAGGGAAGTGGAGCGGCTCAAGAAAAGAAATATACAGCTAGAGGAGGAGAACAATGTTCTAAAATTAAAGATTGAAATTCTTCTTGACATGGTGAGAACAGAGGACACTACCCGGATTAAAAAGGCTGAACGTACCCTTCTTATAAACAGTGGAATAACTTGCATTTAATCTTTTTCATGTAGCTGACACAGTCCACAGTAGATTACCACCTGATGGAGAAAGAA
This sequence is a window from Dunckerocampus dactyliophorus isolate RoL2022-P2 chromosome 2, RoL_Ddac_1.1, whole genome shotgun sequence. Protein-coding genes within it:
- the cby1 gene encoding protein chibby homolog 1 isoform X2; translation: MSLKLPLFGKTFSPKKIPPRKSASLSSLHTLDRSTREIELGLEYGPPIMNVGGHTLKFEDGQWITESGGNVSVREVERLKKRNIQLEEENNVLKLKIEILLDMLTQSTVDYHLMEKEVQEITPLH
- the cby1 gene encoding protein chibby homolog 1 isoform X1, whose amino-acid sequence is MEDLKMSLKLPLFGKTFSPKKIPPRKSASLSSLHTLDRSTREIELGLEYGPPIMNVGGHTLKFEDGQWITESGGNVSVREVERLKKRNIQLEEENNVLKLKIEILLDMLTQSTVDYHLMEKEVQEITPLH